The genomic window TGAGCAAATGTATAGTGAAAATCAACAACTAAAAGAACAGATTAAAAGTATAACTTTAGAATTAGATCATTTTAAACAAATTGAAGGAACTTTAAATCAAACTATGATTATTGCTCAGCAAACAGCGGAAGAAGTTAAGGAAAATGCCCGTAAAGAGTGTGAACTTCTAGCTAAGGAAAATCAATTAGCTATTCAGCAGCTGATTAAGGAGGCCGAGCAAAAAGTTTTAAGTTTAGAAATGGAATATGAAAAAGTTCGCAAGAATTTCCAAGGTTTTAAAGCGCAAATGAAAGGGTTGTTAGTTGCTCAACTGGAAATGCTCAACGAAGA from Bacillota bacterium LX-D includes these protein-coding regions:
- a CDS encoding DivIVA domain-containing protein, which produces MLLTPLDIQNKEFRKVLRGYSEEEVNVFLARVLRDYEQMYSENQQLKEQIKSITLELDHFKQIEGTLNQTMIIAQQTAEEVKENARKECELLAKENQLAIQQLIKEAEQKVLSLEMEYEKVRKNFQGFKAQMKGLLVAQLEMLNEDEQAELKQELA